From the genome of Candidatus Parvarchaeota archaeon:
TCAGCAGTTGCCGACGCCTTTGGCAACCTGTGCGACAGGCTGGATGTCCCAGTAATTGCAAAGGAAACCGGGGCGGGCATATCGGACAGGGTAGCCCGCCAGCTTGCAGACCTTGGGGCCAAGATGGTCAATGTATCTGGAGCCGGCGGGACCTCATGGAGTAAAGTAGAGTATGCAAGGCAGGGCTTTGTCCAGGGGTTTGGGGAGTGGGGCATCCCAACAGCAGTCTCGATAATGATGTGCTCAAAAATCCTTCCAACTATCGCAAGTGGGGGTGTGCGAAGCGGCATTGACATAGCCAAGTCAATGGCGCTTGGGGCAAGGCTTGGCGCTTCGGCAAGCCCGTTTCTCAAGGCAAAGGACCCGTCGCTTCTAATCAAGGATTGGGCAAAACAGGTTAGGACTGTCATGTTTTTGACAAGCTGCAAAAACCTGTCAG
Proteins encoded in this window:
- a CDS encoding type 2 isopentenyl-diphosphate Delta-isomerase, with the translated sequence SAVADAFGNLCDRLDVPVIAKETGAGISDRVARQLADLGAKMVNVSGAGGTSWSKVEYARQGFVQGFGEWGIPTAVSIMMCSKILPTIASGGVRSGIDIAKSMALGARLGASASPFLKAKDPSLLIKDWAKQVRTVMFLTSCKNLSELANARLVFSGNVSKYMFCMGIDHYKYSQR